Part of the Triplophysa rosa linkage group LG21, Trosa_1v2, whole genome shotgun sequence genome is shown below.
TGGTCTGTGAATATTTCAGTACACAGAAGAATCGTCTTATATTCTGCAACAACCATCATGGATTCATTTTTGTTTGCATCATAAAGATAAACTCATTCTTGtagttatattttgtttttaatttcttCAGTTGGCACATTTAGTGGAGTCAATAAATTTTACAACTAGATGAGCTTCGACTGGTGTCAATATGGTTAAAACAACATTTGCATAACAGAGAACATGAAATAACCTCTTCCACCATTTTAAAACACTTTCGATGTAATATTAAGGAAATACTTTCATACTTCCCATACATCCATTTTTATGTtggaaaaactaaaatgatttggtttcttttaaatgtcaatctaatgtttttttttacagaggtTTAGCgttaagttaaaaaaaaactttccagaCTCCAGAAGTAACTATAAAAACTGTTGTGGAGAATCAGTTTTCTTGGTGCAGAAAGAAAATGCAGTCATGTTTGGAACTACAGGTCGCTCTACGGCACAAGTTACTTCTGGATTCTTCTTGGTTGACATTTTATAGCGGTTACCAGCGAATATAGTGCATTTTCAGCCAGCTACTGGACTTAACGTCAAAACACCTCTGCAGTTACTTTACCTCTGTGTGTATCATTTTGATACTGAAAGCACTCTTGAACTTCAGAAAAAACTGTCAAACAAGAACAATCGTTTTCTCAATAGCAGTTTCAACAGGTTACTGCAGATCTTAGGGATCTTCAGTTTTCTGAGGATGAACTTGGCAACACTTCTTCCTGTGAATCTCCAAATGTCTTCGTTCTGTAAATGTCTGTCCACACAGGTAAGATTTTTCCTCTGTGTGAACTCTGTGGTGTTTTTTAATTGGTTAGAAGTAATAAAGGTTTGGCCACATTCAGAGCACATGAGATGCCACGACTGTGTCAGATGTTTTCTCATGCTCTTTAAATTTGGAgagttgtaaaaaaatgttttttttcagatggAAGAAACGCGAGGCTTATCTGTACGAGTCTTCATGTGCCTCTTCAGGTTATTTTCAGACATGAATGTTTCACTGCACTATTCACGTGATCTCACTCCAGAATGATAGAGAAGATGATCTCTCAAAGTCGTTGCCCACGAAAAGCTCTTTCCACACAGATGACATCTGTAAggtgtgaactctcatgtgcactttaagacagtCTTTACGAAGGAAGATCTTTCCACATttcttttctccagtgtgattTCTCAAGTGCCTTTTAAGATCAAAGAAAAAGGCCCTGTTTACACCTGgtatttaaatgtgctttggtTGATTGAATCACGATGTTAAACACAGGTTAAAACAGGGTGTAAAAACTTTTGAGCTTGTCCACTTTCAACCATTTCCAGAGATggttgtaaaaaatgtaaacgtaTTTTTACCTCGTCCAGGTGTATGCCCAGCTGGTGCAACTAACCCATACCTTTGAGTATTCAACACTAACGGAACACACACACCAGAATAAATCACATCAtcttcatctgtctgttcttctttgatttgtgttttcagCTCCATCTCACAGTCCAGCAGCTTCACTGATGTCTTCTGCTCTTCATTACAGACAGAAAGCAGAAGATCTGGAGATGTTTGATCACAGAGAGAAACACCACATACATCCTGAAAATAACATCACAACAAACACAGAATAACATTCAGAGCCTGGATACATCTGTACAAAACTTTCTGTGCAAATGTGTCCAAACCTTTCTGTTGAGttggtctctctctctgagtttTGTCTCCAGTAACTtcacctctttcttcagctgacagatttctgtcatcaaatcatcaatatccagcatAGACAGATCAGTTCCtactgatttacagcacatcaCATCCACCTGCACCATCATGACGGACATCTGAACACAACATCAAAATTATGTTCACACCAGGggtggactggccatctggcgttttcccggtgggcagCTAACGTTTGTGGCCGAAACGGACGCATTGGCCGCTGAGACCATaaagttttaatggactggagatgtttCATATCTGCCTGAAAGAGAAtttgtgtctatattgtctcaatGCATAGCGAGGAGAAtaatttgagtggccaaagactcttcaaGGATCACAGATGGAAATTTGCAGAAATCAGTTGAATTTTGCTGTCAGAAAGCATAAAAACATgaaggaaaactgcacctccatcaccatatgttgtttgggacactgttcaagaaacaaatcttctgctctgctctcatgcaaaaaCACCACTTTAATTTcccatactggaacttcaaccaggactgggtTCTATGGCCgtatgaaatgtaaaatagttttttttacagcaatAACACAGGATAGGTTTGGTGCTCACAGTAATAAAAAAGTGTCCCACGTCTGCATTTAAATATACCACCGGATCTTTATTTTTGTGGACctacttttataccagaggttctggacatcttgttcagatacatggcatcatggattatatcaaataccaacagataaaaaatcaaaaccagACTTCCTCTGCTAGAAATCTTTTAATGGGTTGTGTTATAGATCTTCCATCAGGACActggttcaaaacaaacaaggtCTACCTATATCTTCCCTGATCTGAACCCTATCgaaaatgagtgggatgaactgaagaGGGAGCACCAACATTCGAAGCATCTGAAGGAATTCTGTATGGAGGAATAGTCCAAGATTACTTGTCGTGTTCTTCAACCTCATCAGACATCATACGAGAAGAGTCAGAGCTGTTTTTAGCAAATGGAGGTAGCAAAAAGAGTTCAATGAAGGGGGGCAGAACCTCGAGTTTCAAGAGAAACAAGCTTCTCTTACTGCAGAAagacaaaaatagaaaatacatGAATCCCCTAAAcgataaaaaacacaacacttaCCGTTGCTGAAACTGTAAACTTCATGTTGAAACTCTCTTCGAGTGCTGGACTGGAGCGAAATGTCACTTAACAACAGTCGTTTACCATAATGGTTGACaacttttaatgttttattttggtcACGTCAATGATGACAATTGTAAGCGGCACATTCAAGCAATGAGAATCACATAACACACCAGTTCTGACAGATCCAGATTTAAAGTCTTAAAAGACTTCAAGTTAAGAAACTGTGGAAACGCAAAATGTTAAATCGGTTCATTGTGTTAAATTATGGAAAACAAAATATCTGTGTCAGATGCAAGCAGCGGCCTTGTTTGACCGACTCGGAACGCTCAAAACACTTTGATCATCAGTAAGTAGAAACTTTAACTTTACAAGATCCCAAAGCTACACAAACCTCTTATTCATTGGCCTCAGGTTGTCcaacattaatataataataataaaacataaacattacGGAATTAACATACCtacaaaagctttttttttgcTGAGTTATTACATGTATGTTCTCTGAATGTTTTACTTGTCCAACAAGACAAACTTCACTTGTAATTTGAACAAGTTACTGATGATCTCAGGGATCTTCTGGTCTGAACAGTTTCATGTCGATGAACTTTGCAACACTTCTTCATGTGAATCTCAAGACGTCTTGATTTCTGAAAACTCTGTCCACATGAGGAGCATGGGTGAGATTTCTGTTCAGAGCACATATGAGATCCCAcgcctgtgtgtgttttcttcttgtgatttttaaggttgGAGAGTTTTGAGAAGGTCTTTCCACAGATGGAACAGACATGAGGCTTCACGCCTGTATGAGTCTTCATGTGCTTCTTCAGGTCAATTGCAGAAAAGAATGTTTTACTGCACTGTTCACACTGAAATGATCTCACTCCAGAATGATAGAGAAGATGATCTCTCAGAGTCGCTGCCGAtgcaaaactctttccacactgatcacATCCGTACGGCTTTTCTCCggtgtgaactctcatgtgaGATTTAAGATTAGCCTTCAGACTGaagctctttccacactgatgacaTCTGTAAGGTTTCtttccagtgtgaactctcatgtgcTCTTTAAGGTGGTCTTTACGAATAAAAGTCCTTTCACActgatcacatttataagatttctctccagtgtgaattttcaTGTGCCTGTTAAGGTTGTATTCACGAATGAAGGTGGATCCACACTGGCCACATCTGTACGGCCGTTCTcccgtgtgaattctcatgtgcaaaataagtttgtatttaaatttaaagaaattTCCACACTGGTCACATCTGTAACGGCGTTCTttagtgtgaattctcatgtgcctATTAAGTTTGGATTTATATGTGAAgatctttccacactgagggcaGGTATGAGAAGTTTTTTGTGGGAAACTCTCTTCTGTCCTCAAGCAACTCGGAGAGTCTTCTCTAGTCGTGAAATTATTTTCCTCCTCAATTTCATTCGGTTCTGAACTTTCCTCCTTCACCTCCATCAGGTCTaaaataaagagagaaaatcatTATGGTTAATACCACATAGTACAGTACATGTATTGGGCACTTCTGTAACTATTACAATAGTATTTATGTCATTACTGGTTACACATGAAGAGAAGATACACACCTGAATAAATCAAATCAGTCTTTTCTGTTTGTTGCACCGATTCTGTGATTTCTGTTTTCACCTCCATCAAGTCTagaatgaaaacagaaaaaacattatgaaaaatacaacataataaCAAATGCACCGAGTTCTTCTGAAACTATAATGGTAGTGTTTGTGGAAGACACATGcctgaataaaacaaaatgccTTTTTCTGTCTGTACTTCTGCTTCtgtgatttgtgtttttggGATCTCGCTGTCCAGCAGCTTCACTGATGTCTTCTGCTCTTCATTACAGACAGAAAGCAGAAGATCTGGAGATGTTTGATCACAGAGAGAAACACCACATACATCCTGAAAATAACATCACAACAAACACAGAATAACATTCAGAGCCTGGATACATCTGTACAAAACTTTCTGTGCAAATCTGTCCAAACCTTTCTGTTGAGttggtctctctctctgagtttTGTCTCCAGTAACTtcacctctttcttcagctgacagatttctgtcatcaaatcatcaatatccagcatAGACAGATCAGTTCCtactgatttacagcacatcaCATCCACCTGCACCATCATAGACGTCTTGAAATCAGAAAACTCTGTCCACATGAGGAGCAAGGGTGAGATTTCTGTTCAGAGCACATATGAGATCCCAcgcctgtgtgtgttttcttcttgtgatttttaaggttgGAGAGTTTTGAGAAGGACTTTCCACAGATGGAACAGACATGAGGCTTCACAACTGTATGAGTCTTCATGTGCTTCTTCAGGTCAATTGCAGAAAAGAATGTTTTACTGCACTGTTCACACTGAAATGATCTCACTCCAGAATGATAGAGAAGATGATCTCTCAGAGTCGCTGCCGAtgcaaaactctttccacactgatcacATCCGTACGGCTTTTCTCCggtgtgaactctcatgtgaGATTTAAGATTAGCCTTCAGACTGaagctctttccacactgatgacaTCTGTAAGGTTTCtttccagtgtgaactctcatgtgcTCTTTAAGGTGGTCTTTACGAATAAAAGTCCTTTCACActgatcacatttataagatttctctccagtgtgaattttcaTGTGCCTGTTAAGGTTGTATTCACGAATGAAGGTGGATCCACACTGGCCACATCTGTACGGCCGTTCTcccgtgtgaattctcatgtgcaaaataagtttgtatttaaatttaaagaaattTCCACACTGGTCACATCTGTAACGGCGTTCTttagtgtgaattctcatgtgcctATTAAGTTTGGATTTATATGTGaagtctttccacactgatgcggCAGGTATGAGGAAGTTGTGTTTGTGGGAAAGTTTTTTCGTGCTCTAATCTGTCCTCTTAAGCAACTCGGAGAGATCTTCTCAGTATGATGATATTTCTCCTCACATTTCATTCGGTTCTGAACTTTCCTCCTTCACCTCCATCAGGTCTAATAAAGAGAAATCTATGGTAATCACATAGAGTAATAGACTTCTGTAACTTTACAATAGTATCATACGGTTACACATGAAATACACACCTATTCAATGTCTTGTGCACCAGATTCACTCCATCAAGCTAGATGaacgaaaattatgaaaatacaTAATTGCACCAGTTCTTTGAAACTATAACATGGTATGTGTCATTATGTAGGAAGACACACcctgaataaaacaaatgcacTTCTCTGTCTTGTTCTTCTGTGATTTGTGTTTTCAGGGCTCATCTCGACGTCCAGCAGCTTCACTGATGTCTTCTGCTCTTCATTACAGACAGAAAGCAGAAGATCTGGAGATGTTTGATCACAGAGAGAAACACCACATACATCCTGAAAATAACATCACAACAAACACAGAATAACATTCAGAGCCTGGATACATCTGTACAAAACTTTCTGTGCAAATCTGTCCAAACCTTTCTGTTGAGttggtctctctctctgagtttTGTCTCCAGTAACTtcacctctttcttcagctgacagatttctgtcatcaaatcatcaatatccagcatAGACAGATCAGTTCCtactgatttacagcacatcaCATCCACCTGCACCATCATCATGGACATCTGAACACAACATCAAAATTATGTTCCNCATGGACATCTGAACACAACATCAAAATTATTGTTCCTACTCATTACAGCGCAAGCTTTGATAAATCAGTGAAAAAACTTATTTCAAAACAATTATATCATGTTAACATTTAACATGGTAACATCACTCATACAGCGCAAGCTTTGATAAATCAGTGAAAAAACTTATTTCAAAACAATTATATCATGTTAACATTTAACATGGTAACATCATGTTAACACAACACTAACCGCTGCTGAAACTGTGGCACGCCTTTTCTTCACGCGCTGCTGTTCTCTGTCACACGTGATGCGTCTGCGCCACCTGCCGGCTGGAGGGAAGCGCAGTGTCTGATTGACAACAGAAATTAACCACATTATTTACTTCATGGCTTACAGTTGTTAGATGTGGTCATTTTTGTCTTATGTTTTAATGAAAGTCAGTGTAGACTATTGTAAGCTGCTCTATATTCGATCACTAAGAATCCTCCTCCTACCAACATacgtttttaaaagaaaactcaTTGAAGTGAACATATTAAAATCTTATATTAAGAAAATATACACAGCAGGAAAATCTAATGAAAGAGCTTAACATTACTTCACCACTCCGCTGACCGCTGCAGTCTGGAAAGTACAGACTTTCTTTGCGAATATCTTGTGTCACGAACACGGCTGGACTATATCATAAAAGTAGCGTATTTTGGTCAATAAAAGTCTAAATATCAAAAGTTTATTAACTCAAAATTATAATGCATAgtgattcatctttattgtgCTTATATGAAAACATGCCACGTATACACGAAAGTATACcatatatacaaaaaatatacctTACAAGTTTGACTTTAAATGTAGTTAGATCCCAAAACGGCACAAACCTGTAATTCATTGGTCTCTGGTTCCAACACTTTAAATCAAAGTAATTCAAGAAACCcagggcccgtttcagaaaggaggtttagagaaaactctgagtatattaaccctgtaGTGAGGGAAACTCTAggttttctgtttcagaatgtgaggtatgtcaaacccgagagagcggggtaactcaagcccgtttctaaaagagaggtaacttatactgagagtcagtaaccatagtaacttactttgtgaacctaa
Proteins encoded:
- the LOC130572028 gene encoding gastrula zinc finger protein XlCGF57.1-like codes for the protein MCCKSVGTDLSMLDIDDLMTEICQLKKEVKLLETKLRERDQLNRKDVCGVSLCDQTSPDLLLSVCNEEQKTSVKLLDSEIPKTQITEAEVQTEKGILFYSDLMEVKTEITESVQQTEKTDLIYSDLMEVKEESSEPNEIEEENNFTTREDSPSCLRTEESFPQKTSHTCPQCGKIFTYKSKLNRHMRIHTKERRYRCDQCGNFFKFKYKLILHMRIHTGERPYRCGQCGSTFIREYNLNRHMKIHTGEKSYKCDQCERTFIRKDHLKEHMRVHTGKKPYRCHQCGKSFSLKANLKSHMRVHTGEKPYGCDQCGKSFASAATLRDHLLYHSGVRSFQCEQCSKTFFSAIDLKKHMKTHTGVKPHVCSICGKTFSKLSNLKNHKKKTHTGVGSHMCSEQKSHPCSSCGQSFQKSRRLEIHMKKCCKVHRHETVQTRRSLRSSVTCSNYK
- the LOC130545286 gene encoding zinc finger protein 211-like, with protein sequence MRIHTKERRYRCDQCGNFFKFKYKLILHMRIHTGERPYRCGQCGSTFIREYNLNRHMKIHTGEKSYKCDQCERTFIRKDHLKEHMRVHTGKKPYRCHQCGKSFSLKANLKSHMRVHTGEKPYGCDQCGKSFASAATLRDHLLYHSGVRSFQCEQCSKTFFSAIDLKKHMKTHTVVKPHVCSICGKSFSKLSNLKNHKKKTHTGVGSHMCSEQKSHPCSSCGQSFLISRRL